AGCCAAATAGCGGTGCACCAGTTATTTTTGAAGATTTCCCAACGCACTACAACTTGCTGGGTCATGTAGAACAACTCACCCACAACGGCACAATTACCACAGATTTCACTCTTATTCGCCCTGGTGCCCTACATCAAGCCAATGGTGGTTTTTTAATGCTTGAGGCCGAGCAATTACTCGAACAGCCTTATGCATGGCAAGGTTTAAAGCGTGCCTTAAAATCGGGCCAACTCAAGCTCTCTTCTCTTGAACATATGTTGACATTAACCGGCAGTATCTCGATAGAGCCTGCTGCTATTCCACTTGATATTAAAGTGGTACTGATGGCAGAGCCTGAGATTTATTATGAAATTTTAGAAGTAGAACCAGAGCTTGGTAGCGTATTTAAAATTCGCGCAGATTTTACCGATACATTACAACGTAATGACGAAAATGAACAAGCTTATATGCAGCTGATTGCAGACTATGTACAAGCCGATAAACTACTTCCATTTGACCGCAGTGCTCTAGCGGCATTACTGACTGACTCAAGCCGTCAGGCCGAAGACCAAAGCTCATTGTCGTTACATGCTTCAACATTGGGTGATCTTATTCGTGAAGCGCATCATCATGCATTTAAAGCCAATGATAAGATGGTAACCGACCAGCACATTAACCTTGCCCTACAACACCGACAATATCGCTTAGGCTATTTAAGAGAACTTTACTGGCAAGATTTATCGCGTGGAACCCAGTTAATCGAAACTTCTGGCCATCGTTTAGGTCAAATTAATGCCCTCTCTGTCATTCACTATGCAGATGTTGAGTTTGGTTTACCTTCACGCTTAACTGCCTCGGTTTATCAAGGCGGTGGTGATATTCTTGATATTGAACGTAGCGTAGAATTAGGTGGTTCATTGCATGCCAAAGGCGTGTTACTCATGTCTAGCTTCTTAAAAGCTCACTTTGGCCGTGAACAGATTCTACATTTTTCTGCTGCTCTGGCTTTTGAACAAAGTTACGGCCAAGTGGACGGCGACAGTGCAACCGTTGCCGAGCTTTCTGCATTAATCTCTGCAATTAGTCAGTTACCAATTGATCAGTCATGGGCAATTACCGGTTCTATGAACCAGTTAGGTCAAGTTCAACCAATTGGTGGCGTGAATGCAAAAATTGAAGGCTTCTATGATGCATGTAAGCTACAAGGTTTAACTGGCAAACAGGGTGTCATTATTCCACGCCAAAACATGCAACACTTGATGCTACGTCAAGATGTGATTGATGCGGTGCGAATGGGTCAATTCCATATCCATGCAATTGATACAATTGATCAAGCACTTGAGATTTTAATGGCTCGCCCTGTTGGTACCCTCGACAAAAAAGGCAAATACAGTAAGCATTCTATTTATGCCGCTGTAATGGAACAACTTGAGTACTGGCAAGCGATCGAAGATGGCGCAGAAGTTGAAGAGGAGCCAAAGAAGAAAAAGAAAAATAAGAAAAAAATTAAAAAGCATGAAGAGCTCACAGCCGATGATCTTCCTCAAGAAACACAAGAGGAAGTTGCTACGCTGAAGCAAAAATAAAACTGACATAAAAAAGGGCTTGTTTTTACAAGCCCTTTTTTATGAATGAGATAAAAGTTAACGAACAATCTGCATTGCTCTTCCGCCAGCCAACTGACTAAAGTATTGCTTAAGCGCTTCGACACAACGTTGAATTTTCATTGGCTGTTGATCGTGTTTTGCAATCTCTGCATATAAAGTGAAAGCTGGGAGTTTCCAATCTGGAAGAATTTCAATTAAAGAACCATTCTTTAATTCTTTTTGAGCATCTAAATATAAAATTCTGGCAATTCCATGCCCTTGCTGGCATAGCGCTTTAGCCACTTGTAAATTATTACTTTGCAAACGGCTTGTCATCTCGATATTTAATTTTTCACCAGTTTTAGCGTGCTGAAAATTAAAACTACGTGAATCATTCATTGCATTGATAGAAAGCAACTCATGGTTGTTTAAATCATTTGGATGCAAGATCGGGCTTGTTTGATTGAGATAGCTGGGAGAAGCTACCAAAATCTGATCGACAAAAGCCATAGGAATAACAGAGTCGCTCTCTTCTACCGCTGTAGAACTCATGCGCACTGCAATATCAATTCGCTCTTCGATTAAATCGATATATCGGTGCCCCACTTCAAAATGAACAGATAGACCACGATGGGCAGACATCCAGTGAGATAAAGCAGGAATAATGTGCTGAACCGCTAAATCAGGGGTAGTTGCAATACGCAAGTCACCAATCAAATCATCTCGCAATTCATTGATTCTGATTTTGCCTCTTTCTGCTGCTGCCAACATTTCTTGGCAACTTGAGAAAAAAGCCTGCCCTGCCTCAGTCAAACTAAGTTTTCGCGTAGAACGATGTAATAAAATTACATCCATTTCATTTTCAAGAGAACGGATTTGCTGACTTACAGCACTTGTTGTAATGCCTAATTCACGTGCCGCACCACTAAATGAACTTTTTTCAACCACACAAGCAAAAACACCCATCGCACGAAGCTGATCTAACATAGGTTTCCTCAAATCTAATTCTAAATTTATAAAAAATGCTTATTGTTGTAATGAAAGCAACCAATTGTATTATACGAGGAAACCTATATTTAATGCATTAGCTAATTTGGTAAAAGATTTGCAGGGTTGATCGGTTTACCGTCAAGGCGAATTTGGAACTCAAGCATAACGCGAGATGCCCCTGAAGACCCCATTTCAGCAATCTTTTGGCCTGCGGTTACATTGTCACCACTCTTGACCATCATCTTGCTATTGTGGGCATACGCACTGATGTAACCATCAATATGTTTAATTAAAACTAAGTTACCATATTCTTTCAGACCATCGGCTGCGTATACAACTTGACCATCAGCCGCCGCATAAATCGGGTCACCTTGGTTACCACCGTAACGGATTCCTTTGACATTATTCGCCAAATTAAAGCCTTGAATAACCGGACCGTTATTTGGTTTCACCCAACGTAAGCTTGAGCTTGGAATAGACGCTCCGACTGTTGTATTGGTTGATGGCGCAACAGTTGCTGGTGGCGGAGTGGTCGTGGTTGGTGCAGTGGTTGTCGGTAAAGCAATTGTTTGACGCTTAATCGGTTCCGGTTGCGCCATGACTTGTGTCGACACGGTTCTTGGTGAAGAAGATTTCTTCAATCGCAATGATTGATTAACATAAATACGATATGGCGGTGCAATACCATTCATCTCTGCAATACTGAGATAGTCCAGACCATAACGCATTGCAATACCACTTAAAGTATCACCTGAACGGACCGTGTAATAGTTAGGAGCCATTGCATAGCGAGAACTATTATTAATTTGTGGTTTAGAAGCACATCCTGCCATTGCAACAGTAAAACCTACAGCTACAGACAACATCATAATTTTCATTATTTTGTCTCTTTGAATATGCAATCTGCTTTGTTGCCCAGTTAAATGCATCGATCTCCCTCACTAAATGCTACAAATCATTTCGGCTAAGAGTACCAAAAAAGTAAGAGGAAACATGTTCCTCTTTTTCTTTATTCACAAAGTTATAACATTCGGCTCAGTTTATTACCCCAAACTGGCCTGCAAATCTTCTAAAACCGCATAGTTTGTTGCATCCATCTGAATTGGCGTCACGCTCACAAAACCATTCGCGACCGCAAAAAAATCAGATTGTATTTGACTAGCAATACGCTGTGGATCAGTTACCGCCTCACCCGCAAGACCAATCCAGTAAACCTGTCTTCCTCTAGGGTCTACATGGCTGGTGATAGGTTTAGATTGGGCACGGCGGCCTTGGTAAGTAATTTGTGTACCTTTAAGCTGAGGTACATCTGGAATATTAATATTAAAAATATGTCGCGGTGGCAGTGCAGGTAATCCTTTTGCGATAAAGTCATGTACCCATTTAGCTGCTTGCGCATAATCATCTTTATGGTCGTATGAACGTACATCAGGCCCAGCCAAAGAAACCGCAATTGCAGGTTGTTTCATTAAACGACCTTCAAAGGCTGCACCAACAGTTCCCGAATATAAAACATCATCGCCTAAATTTGCGCCACTATTGATCCCACTGACAACCAAATCAAATTCGAAATCAAATAATCCATTCATGGATAAATAAACACAATCGGCTGGTGTTCCATTAACAGCCCATACATCTTCAGCAATTTGAATAGGACGTAAAGGACGATCTAAAGTTAAGGCACTCGAAAACCCGCTTCTTTCACTTTCTGGAGCAACCACTACAACACGGCCTAGTGGTTTTAATGCGTCAGCTAAAGCTTGTATACCTGGTGCAAAGACACCGTCATCATTGGCAATTAAAATATTCACAAAAAATCTTTCTCGACAAATAAACCCAGAGGTTTTCTCAATTGAATTATTTGTTGAATTATATATATTTATGCCTCCATAGCATTATAAAATTGTGAAAAAATGAAAACTTTCGCTCCTTTTTTTCAAGTATTGGGGATCAGTATCACATTGTGTACTCAAGCGGTTTTTGCTGATGAGGGTATCTCAACACAAGAAGCTGACAGCTTAATTAAAGATGACATTGCCTCTACTCAAGTCTTACAAGAAATTTGCCCTACTTTTGTTGGTGCAAATAAAAAACTTGAAACCAATACCCAAAAGATTATTGCAATGTACCTGAGTGGTTATTCCAATAAATCAATCTCCTTCTCTGCACTGCAAAATGATTCAGAATATAAAACCTTGTTAAGTGAAGCACGTCAGGCTGCCAAAGAAATGGATCATCACGAACAACATGAACTTTGTGAGGAAGTGATAAATTACAAAGATTAAGAGCTTAGCTCAATCAGTACGCTTATCTTTGGGGTTTTCTGTTGAGATAAAGCAGAAAACCTACATAACAATACATTTTTTCCATTTTTTTAGCGTTTAAATTGTTTAAGCTATCGGCATATTTCAAATTTTTGTTTCAGGTTATCCATGTTTATGAAAAAAAGCTTAGTTCAATCACTTTCTGTTGTTTTACTCATGACAATGGCAACAGTGGGTTATGCTGCTGACAAGAAAAAAACAGCTGAAAAGAAAACCGAAAATGAAAATGTTGTTGAAGTTACACCGTCCAAAGGTACTACACCGGAAGAATTAGCAGCAATTCAAGTACTTTCTGAAATTTGCCCAAGTTTGATTGGTAAAAAAGATGCCGAATTTGCTCAAGGTTATGAGCGTCTTGTAAAAGACTATTTGCCAAATGAAGCCGATCCAGTTGCAGCTTTAGAAAAACGTAGTAAAGACAAGAGCTTCAAGAAAGTCTTAAAAGAAGCACGTAATGATGCAAAAGCTGCTGGTAACGAACAAAATACGTTAGTTTGCCAAGACGTGAAAGCTTATCAATCGCAAAACTAAATTAGTTAAAAACTCTCTAGTTACAATACTGTTTGAAAAAGCCGACTTCCCCCATAGAAGTCGGCTTTGCTTTATCCTAAAATGCTAGGCTCTTCTGCTTCATACAAGATATTGGAATTACCTAGAATGACTCGAAAAAGCGCTATTGCTGCACTCCTCCTCTTACCAAGTTTTTCTTATGCAGCAACTGTCTTATCAGCTCCGCCAGAATTAAATAATAAGTCTTATGTATTAATGGATTACGAGACAGGACAAATTCTCGCTTCTAAAAATGAAAATGAAAAGCTTGCTCCTGCTTCTATGACTAAAATGATGACAAGCTACATCATTGAACAAAAATTATTAAAAGGTGAGCTTACCGAAAATGAACAGGTTCGTATGAACGAATCTGCTTGGTGTAAAGGCAGTAGTTCTGAATCATGTATGTATGTTCCATTAAATGGTACAGCAACTGTTTTAGAAATGCTTCGCGGTATTATTATTCAGTCAGGTAATGATGCATCAAAAGCAATGGCTGAACATATTGCTGGAAATGAAGGTACTTTTGCTCACATGATGAACCAGGAAGCAAAACGTATCGGAATGACCAATACCCAGTTTATTAACTCAACTGGTATGCCAGCTGAAGGTCATTACTCAACTGCAAAAGATATGGCTGTTTTAGCACAACATATTATTAAAGACAGCTCAAAATACTACCCGATTTATTCTGAAAAAGAATTCACATTTAACGGTATCAAACAAGGTAACCGTAATGCTTTACTTTACACTGACCCAAGTGTTGATGGCTTAAAAACAGGCCATACTGATGAAGCTGGTTACTGCTTAACGACTTCAAGTAAACGCGGTCCAATGCGTTTAATCTCAGTTATTTTTGGTACACCAAGCATGTCTGAACGTGCTGACCAAACTCGTGCATTATTGGCATGGGGTTTTGCAAACTTTGAAACTGCAAATGTACAACCTGCAAACCAAGTGCTTGCAAAAGCTAAAGTTTGGTTTGGTAAAGAAAATGAAGTTCAGGTTGGTTTAGCTGAAAACTTTAACGTGACTATGCCTAAAGGCAAAGCGGACGGCATTAAAACTCAATTGGTTGTTCAACCGAACCTAAATGCACCACTTCAAAAAGGTCAAGTCGTTGGTAAGCTTGTTGCAAGTTTAGACGGTAAAGTTATTGCTGAAAAACCATTGGTTGCTTTAAAACCTGTTGAAGAAGCTGGTTTCTTCGCACGTTTAATTGACCATATCAAACAATTCTTCAGCAACCTATTCTAAATTTAAATAATTTTAGAATAGTTGAATTAAGCACTCATGCTATTAGCGTGAGTGCTTTTTTATTTTATACTTTTACTAAATTTTCTATTGATACTTCTCATGGCAAAAAACATCCGTCCTTATTTAGACCATCACCCACAAATTGATCCAAGCTGTTACATTGATGAAATGTCCGTGGTTGTAGGTGATGTTAAATTGGCCGAAAATGTTTCGGTGTGGCCTTTTGCAGTCATTCGCGGAGATGTAAATAGTATTCAAATTGGTAAAAACAGTAATGTACAAGATCATTGTATGCTACATGTCAGTCATAAAAATGATGCAAAACCTAATGGTTCACCTCTTATTATTGGTGAAGATGTGACAGTAGGCCATCATGTGACTTTACATGGCTGTACTATTGGTAACCGCGTACTAGTTGGAATCAATACGGTTATTTTAGATGATGTTGTTATTGAAGATGATGTGATGATTGGTGCGGGAAGCTTAGTTCCGCCTCGTAAAGTCTTAAAAAGTGGTTATCTTTATGTTGGAAGCCCCGTACAACAAGTACGTCCTCTAACCGAAAAAGAATTGGCATTTCTACCTTACTCAGCAAGACATTATGTAAAAGTGCAAAATAACCATAAAGATAATCAAATAAATTAAAATAAATCGAGTTTTTCAAACGATAGAGTTCTTAGCATGCTCTATCGTTTGTAAGATGACCGTAGCCAAAAACCCCTAAATTTCGTATCATACGACTTTTAAATTCATGGTGCTTTTTTATGGCCGCATGGACTCCTCATGTCACTGTCGCTACAGTCGTAGAAAAAGATGGACGCTATCTTTTTGTCGAAGAACATAGCGAAGGTTTTGTACACACAGTGTTTAATCAACCTGCTGGTCATGTGGAATGTGGTGAAACACTAACAGAAGCAGCGATCCGTGAAACGCTTGAAGAAACAGGACATCATATAGATATAGATGCCCTACTTGGTATTTATACTTATACCCCGCCTATGTTTCCGGACCGTACTTATTATCGCTTCTGCTTTTTAGCGCATGTCACTCATGTCGAAAGCGACCCAAAACTTGATACAGGTATTGTTTCTGCTGTCTGGATGACTCTAGATGAACTTAAAGAATCTGCCCGTGCACGTAGTCCTCTTGTCATTAAAGCCATTGAAGACGCCATGAAAGGACAACATTATCCTTTAGCTCTTATTTATGAGCACCCTTTCTCTCCCTCATTAACTTCTCATTTGGATGCCTAGTCCTATGCAACAACGTGTCATCGTCGGTATGTCTGGTGGCGTAGATTCCTCTGTTTCTGCGGCGCTCTTACTTCAACAGGGTTATCAAGTTGAAGGCCTTTTCATGAAAAACTGGGAGGAAGATGACGGCACGGAATACTGTACGGCAATGGAAGATTTAGCCGATGCTCAAGCAGTCGCAGATAAAATCGGTATTAAGCTTCATACTGCAAACTTTGCTATGGAATATTGGGACCGCGTATTCGAACACTTCTTGGCTGAATATGCAGCCGGTCGCACTCCAAACCCAGATATCTTATGTAATAAAGAAATTAAGTTTCGCGCATTTTTAGATCATGCCATGACCTTAGGTGCAGATTTTATTGCAACAGGTCATTATGCTCGTCGTGCTGAAACTGCTTATAACTCTAAAGGTGAAGCATATGCACCTTTATTACGTGGTTTAGATAACAATAAAGACCAAACTTATTTCTTACATGCAGTGCATGGCCGTGAAATTAATAAAACCCTTTTCCCGGTAGGTGAAATTGAAAAACCGGAAGTTCGTAGAATTGCCGAAGAACTAGACTTAGCAACGGCGAAGAAAAAAGATTCAACTGGTATATGTTTTATCGGTGAACGTCGCTTTAATGACTTCCTTAAACAATATTTACCCGCTCAACCAGGTAAAATTGTACTTGATAACGGCAAAGAAGTTGGTGAACATCACGGTCTGATGTACTATACGCTCGGTCAACGTGGCGGTATTGGTCTAGGCGGTATGAAAGGTGCATCAGAAGGTGCATGGTTTGTACTTCATAAAGATGTTGCCAATAACCGTTTAGTGGTCGGCCAAGGACATGATCACCCACTTATGCAAAGTACACAGCTTTGGAGTGAGGCCATTGACTGGGTAGCAGGCGAGCAAAATATTCCGGCTGAAGGATTACGTTGCACCGCTAAAACACGCTATCGCCAGCCTGATCAAGCTTGTACAGTGTTTATTGATGAAAATAGTGAGCATGGTGTTCGTGTTGAGTTTGATGAACCTCAACGTGCAGTTACACCAGGCCAAAGTGTTGTATTTTATTCGGATGAAGTTTGCCTAGGCGGGGGTGTTATTCACCATACAAACGCCCCTACACCAAATTTTATTTAAGGGAATGAATGGCATGGTGGAGTTACCCTTTCAACAATCACAAGCCTTGAATGTTCGCCAAAACCGTGCCCTTGCCTTGGCTGGGGTATTTCAAGCGACCCAGCTTACGCATATGACCGCCATGACAGGTCAGCAAAGTATTGGTGAAAGTGGTAACTTTTATTTTGAGTTATTAATAAAGGCGAGTTTAAATATTCGCCCTACAACAAATAATAATGCTGTTCAGACGTTGGATTTTTTCAATCAATTGGCTGATATTTCGTTGGGTCTTAAAACTCTTGAAAATTGTATCACTCAGCCTTTTACCAATGCGCCTAAATCTCGTTTGCCTAAAATGCGTAGTGCAAAACTTCCAATGTCTTATGCGATGTCACTTTTGCAGTTAGAGAAAAAGGTCTATAGCAATCCTGAATATGTGGCGATTATTGAAAAAGCGCAGCAGAAGATCTTAAAACAGCTTTCTTTTTTTGATAATAACTATTTACATCCAAGTATTTTAGCCAATTTGGCGCAAACCTATGTTGATACTGCCGGACAGATTAATCCACGTATTCTTGTTCGTGGTAATGCTGAGGCATTTAAAGATACCAACCATACCAACCGTATTCGTGCTTGTCTGTTTACGGGGCTACAAATGGCCCATTTATGGCGACAACTCGGCGGTAGTTCATGGAACATGATTTTTAGCAAACGTAAATTGCTACAGGATATTCAAGCACTTGCTCGTTTACAGTACCAAGTTATCTAAGGCTGTAACGAGATTATTTTTGTTTTATGTTTATTCCAGCATTAAGGAATCGTTATGAACGCTTTAACCGCACTATCACCATTAGATGGACGTTATGCCAGCAAATGTGATGCGCTACGCCCTTTTCTTTCTGAGTTTGGTTTAATTCATGCTCGTGTCACTGTGGAAGTGCGTTGGTTACAAGCGCTTTCTAACCGTCCGGAAATTGTTGAAGTTGCTCCTTTCTCAGCTGAAACAAATGCAGCTCTAGATGCAATCGTAAGCAACTTCTCTGAAGAAGATGCGAACCGCATTAAAGAAATTGAACGCACAACTAACCATGACGTAAAAGCAGTTGAATACTTCTTGAAAGAGAAAATTGCAGGTATTGCTGAATTACAAAATGCAGGTGAGTTCATTCACTTTGCTTGTACATCAGAAGATATCAATAACTTGTCTCATGCACTTATGCTTAAAAACGGTCGTGAAGTTTTAGTATCAAGCATGAAGCAAATTTTAAATGCAATCTCTGCTTTAGCTACAACTCATGCTGAACAACCGATGTTGTCTCGTACACATGGTCAAACTGCTAGCCCAACAACTTTGGGTAAAGAAATGGCGAACGTTGCATATCGTTTAGCTCGCCAAATCAAACAATTTGAAAATGTTGAATTACTAGGCAAAATCAATGGTGCTGTAGGTAACTACAATGCTCACCTTTCTGCTTATCCAAATGTGGATTGGCCAGCGCATTCACAAGCTTTTGTTGAATCTTTAGGTTTAACATTTAACCCATATACAACTCAAATCGAGCCACACGACTACATGGCTGAATTATTTGACGCGTTACGTCGTTTCAATACAATTTTGATCGACTTTAACCGTGACGTATGGGGTTATATCTCTTTAGGTTACTTCAAGCAAAAACTTAAAGAAGGTGAAGTTGGCTCATCAACTATGCCACATAAAGTTAACCCAATCGACTTTGAAAACTCTGAAGGTAACTTAGGCATTGCAAATGCAGTATTGGCTCACTTAGGCGAAAAATTACCAATTTCTCGCTGGCAGCGTGACTTAACTGACTCAACTGTACTTCGTAACATGGGTGTTGGTTTTGCTCAAAGCTTAATTGCTTTTGATGCTTGCTTAAAAGGTATTGGTAAACTTGAACTCAATGCAAACCGCTTAAATGAAGATCTTGACCAAGCTCAAGAAGTTCTTGCAGAGCCAATTCAAACGGTTATGCGTCGTTATAACGTTGAAAAACCATATGAGAAGTTAAAAGCATTAACTCGTGGTCAAGCAATGACGCGTGACATGATGGTTGACTTCGTAAATGGTAACGAACTTGCTCAAGTACCAAGTGAAGAGCGTGCTCGCTTAGCTGAGCTTACACCTGCAACTTACACAGGTAATGCTGCTGAACAAGCTAAACAAATTAACGAATTAATTAGCAAAATCTAATTAAAAAAGTTATAAAAAGCGAAGCTTAGGCTTCGCTTTTTTATTACACTCATACAAATCAGAATAAAGACTTATTTATAAAATGATCGAAAAAGAATTCAAAGTTAAACACTATATTGCACTTGGCCTGCTTTTTATTGCCATTATCATTTCAGGTATTCAACCACTTGAGTTTGAGGCTTATTTGCTTCATCAAGCTGGCACTGTTTTTATGGTGATTCTGCTTTTTATTATTTTCAAAAAAATTGGACTGGATTTCTTAAGTTTTACTTTTTATCTACTGTTTTTATTAATCCATATTATTGGTGCTCACTATCTCTACTCCTACGTTCCATACAATGACTGGATACAACAGGTGTTCCATTTCAACCTAGATCAATATATGG
The window above is part of the Acinetobacter baumannii genome. Proteins encoded here:
- the surE gene encoding 5'/3'-nucleotidase SurE, with translation MNILIANDDGVFAPGIQALADALKPLGRVVVVAPESERSGFSSALTLDRPLRPIQIAEDVWAVNGTPADCVYLSMNGLFDFEFDLVVSGINSGANLGDDVLYSGTVGAAFEGRLMKQPAIAVSLAGPDVRSYDHKDDYAQAAKWVHDFIAKGLPALPPRHIFNINIPDVPQLKGTQITYQGRRAQSKPITSHVDPRGRQVYWIGLAGEAVTDPQRIASQIQSDFFAVANGFVSVTPIQMDATNYAVLEDLQASLG
- a CDS encoding LysR family transcriptional regulator encodes the protein MLDQLRAMGVFACVVEKSSFSGAARELGITTSAVSQQIRSLENEMDVILLHRSTRKLSLTEAGQAFFSSCQEMLAAAERGKIRINELRDDLIGDLRIATTPDLAVQHIIPALSHWMSAHRGLSVHFEVGHRYIDLIEERIDIAVRMSSTAVEESDSVIPMAFVDQILVASPSYLNQTSPILHPNDLNNHELLSINAMNDSRSFNFQHAKTGEKLNIEMTSRLQSNNLQVAKALCQQGHGIARILYLDAQKELKNGSLIEILPDWKLPAFTLYAEIAKHDQQPMKIQRCVEALKQYFSQLAGGRAMQIVR
- a CDS encoding NUDIX hydrolase; this encodes MAAWTPHVTVATVVEKDGRYLFVEEHSEGFVHTVFNQPAGHVECGETLTEAAIRETLEETGHHIDIDALLGIYTYTPPMFPDRTYYRFCFLAHVTHVESDPKLDTGIVSAVWMTLDELKESARARSPLVIKAIEDAMKGQHYPLALIYEHPFSPSLTSHLDA
- the mnmA gene encoding tRNA 2-thiouridine(34) synthase MnmA produces the protein MQQRVIVGMSGGVDSSVSAALLLQQGYQVEGLFMKNWEEDDGTEYCTAMEDLADAQAVADKIGIKLHTANFAMEYWDRVFEHFLAEYAAGRTPNPDILCNKEIKFRAFLDHAMTLGADFIATGHYARRAETAYNSKGEAYAPLLRGLDNNKDQTYFLHAVHGREINKTLFPVGEIEKPEVRRIAEELDLATAKKKDSTGICFIGERRFNDFLKQYLPAQPGKIVLDNGKEVGEHHGLMYYTLGQRGGIGLGGMKGASEGAWFVLHKDVANNRLVVGQGHDHPLMQSTQLWSEAIDWVAGEQNIPAEGLRCTAKTRYRQPDQACTVFIDENSEHGVRVEFDEPQRAVTPGQSVVFYSDEVCLGGGVIHHTNAPTPNFI
- the hflD gene encoding high frequency lysogenization protein HflD, encoding MVELPFQQSQALNVRQNRALALAGVFQATQLTHMTAMTGQQSIGESGNFYFELLIKASLNIRPTTNNNAVQTLDFFNQLADISLGLKTLENCITQPFTNAPKSRLPKMRSAKLPMSYAMSLLQLEKKVYSNPEYVAIIEKAQQKILKQLSFFDNNYLHPSILANLAQTYVDTAGQINPRILVRGNAEAFKDTNHTNRIRACLFTGLQMAHLWRQLGGSSWNMIFSKRKLLQDIQALARLQYQVI
- a CDS encoding MCR_0457 family protein, giving the protein MKTFAPFFQVLGISITLCTQAVFADEGISTQEADSLIKDDIASTQVLQEICPTFVGANKKLETNTQKIIAMYLSGYSNKSISFSALQNDSEYKTLLSEARQAAKEMDHHEQHELCEEVINYKD
- a CDS encoding gamma carbonic anhydrase family protein — its product is MAKNIRPYLDHHPQIDPSCYIDEMSVVVGDVKLAENVSVWPFAVIRGDVNSIQIGKNSNVQDHCMLHVSHKNDAKPNGSPLIIGEDVTVGHHVTLHGCTIGNRVLVGINTVILDDVVIEDDVMIGAGSLVPPRKVLKSGYLYVGSPVQQVRPLTEKELAFLPYSARHYVKVQNNHKDNQIN
- a CDS encoding Lon protease family protein, which produces MTQKLDQVTSSTLSLAKTNTTNVTINAFPSAFEQPDIKMTLDKTALKPEQLTHIPNFENIPASTKRIKPLNNFLGQDRAKASVEAGISLPYSGYNIFAVGTAGLGKRTMIKRLLQQHAKTMPTPDDWVYVYNFKQARQPIALRFPAGQGTKFQQTLHQTWQIILKQLERRFSAETYHNRIERIRQETGDEQQQALVELTKEGEELDLKLISRNEKHGFVPVQLKDNQVQELTQTEIDALNSKQRAEIAANIRYMDKKLERLGLHLGDLEDDARDKVSVLNRDIATQVVMPRMDLILNKYGQVKGLEDYLKQYAQDIIDNVELILEQEEDDFAPAMFNRVPARYQANVIVSNKPNSGAPVIFEDFPTHYNLLGHVEQLTHNGTITTDFTLIRPGALHQANGGFLMLEAEQLLEQPYAWQGLKRALKSGQLKLSSLEHMLTLTGSISIEPAAIPLDIKVVLMAEPEIYYEILEVEPELGSVFKIRADFTDTLQRNDENEQAYMQLIADYVQADKLLPFDRSALAALLTDSSRQAEDQSSLSLHASTLGDLIREAHHHAFKANDKMVTDQHINLALQHRQYRLGYLRELYWQDLSRGTQLIETSGHRLGQINALSVIHYADVEFGLPSRLTASVYQGGGDILDIERSVELGGSLHAKGVLLMSSFLKAHFGREQILHFSAALAFEQSYGQVDGDSATVAELSALISAISQLPIDQSWAITGSMNQLGQVQPIGGVNAKIEGFYDACKLQGLTGKQGVIIPRQNMQHLMLRQDVIDAVRMGQFHIHAIDTIDQALEILMARPVGTLDKKGKYSKHSIYAAVMEQLEYWQAIEDGAEVEEEPKKKKKNKKKIKKHEELTADDLPQETQEEVATLKQK
- the dacC gene encoding D-alanyl-D-alanine carboxypeptidase PBP5/6 — encoded protein: MTRKSAIAALLLLPSFSYAATVLSAPPELNNKSYVLMDYETGQILASKNENEKLAPASMTKMMTSYIIEQKLLKGELTENEQVRMNESAWCKGSSSESCMYVPLNGTATVLEMLRGIIIQSGNDASKAMAEHIAGNEGTFAHMMNQEAKRIGMTNTQFINSTGMPAEGHYSTAKDMAVLAQHIIKDSSKYYPIYSEKEFTFNGIKQGNRNALLYTDPSVDGLKTGHTDEAGYCLTTSSKRGPMRLISVIFGTPSMSERADQTRALLAWGFANFETANVQPANQVLAKAKVWFGKENEVQVGLAENFNVTMPKGKADGIKTQLVVQPNLNAPLQKGQVVGKLVASLDGKVIAEKPLVALKPVEEAGFFARLIDHIKQFFSNLF
- a CDS encoding peptidoglycan DD-metalloendopeptidase family protein, encoding MHLTGQQSRLHIQRDKIMKIMMLSVAVGFTVAMAGCASKPQINNSSRYAMAPNYYTVRSGDTLSGIAMRYGLDYLSIAEMNGIAPPYRIYVNQSLRLKKSSSPRTVSTQVMAQPEPIKRQTIALPTTTAPTTTTPPPATVAPSTNTTVGASIPSSSLRWVKPNNGPVIQGFNLANNVKGIRYGGNQGDPIYAAADGQVVYAADGLKEYGNLVLIKHIDGYISAYAHNSKMMVKSGDNVTAGQKIAEMGSSGASRVMLEFQIRLDGKPINPANLLPN
- a CDS encoding MCR_0457 family protein — translated: MFMKKSLVQSLSVVLLMTMATVGYAADKKKTAEKKTENENVVEVTPSKGTTPEELAAIQVLSEICPSLIGKKDAEFAQGYERLVKDYLPNEADPVAALEKRSKDKSFKKVLKEARNDAKAAGNEQNTLVCQDVKAYQSQN